CAAGACTTCCCATAATATATGTGCTGTTATACATCATATCAAGCACAACGTAATTCGTCATAGACGGAAGAAATACCATCGTGATCCCACTGATGATTCCAGGAATAGACAATGGCAGGATCACACGTAAAAATACGCGATAAGACTTTGCCCCCAGATCTTTTGCCGCTTCAATATAACTATGATCGATCTTTGCGATCGTATTATAGATTGGCAGGATCATAAATGGAAGGAAATCATAAGTCATACCGATCACGGTATTTAGGAATGGATGAAATGCAAGATTTCCTTCGATCAATGTTAAGATTTCTTTTAATGCCGTGATACGCAAAGTGAAGTTGATCCACATAGGCATTACAAATAACATTAATAAAACATTCCCTCGCCGGAATTCTCCCTTTGCAAGAAGATACGCAACTGGATATGCGATCAAAAGGCAGACGATCGTTGTCACGACAGCAACCATCACACTGTAGATCAAAGTTCCGATTGCTTTACTGTCTGTAAAAAACAATGTAAAATTCGCAAGAGAAAACTCACCCGCTCCATTGGTAAATGCATAATACAGCAAGATCAATACTGGACAGACGACAAAAATGACTAGAAATAGGAAATACGGAATGCCCAGAATGCTTTTTAGTCTATCATTTTTCATTCTGCATCCTCCGAAACACTCTCAAATACCATGGCATCTTCTGGAACTACCACACTGACAAAGTCACCGATATTCCATAAATCTTCATCATCAACCGAATATTCTACTTTATTCTCACTTAAAACTCGATAATTATAATGATCTCCCTTGTAAATGATCGAGATGATATTTCCCTGAAAATATCCTTCTTCCGGATCATCACTTAATTTTGCAAGTTTTGATGGAAAATACATTTTTAATCTTGTACCTTCAGGATGTGCTTTTGGCTCTTTTTCCTTCACAGGAATACGACCATCTGTAAGTTCTAACCAACCATCTTTGTCTATTGTACCAATATAATGGTTGACTTTGAGATCCTTTGGCATCGTATGGATCGTATCTGCAGTAAAATCAACCCCAACTTTTGTTCCTGGTGTTAACTCGTGCAAGATATGTGCTTC
The sequence above is drawn from the Anaerostipes hadrus ATCC 29173 = JCM 17467 genome and encodes:
- a CDS encoding ABC transporter permease, translating into MKNDRLKSILGIPYFLFLVIFVVCPVLILLYYAFTNGAGEFSLANFTLFFTDSKAIGTLIYSVMVAVVTTIVCLLIAYPVAYLLAKGEFRRGNVLLMLFVMPMWINFTLRITALKEILTLIEGNLAFHPFLNTVIGMTYDFLPFMILPIYNTIAKIDHSYIEAAKDLGAKSYRVFLRVILPLSIPGIISGITMVFLPSMTNYVVLDMMYNSTYIMGSLVGSYFSMYDWNNGSVISMILLILILLLSTITGEFSDKEDNAYE